One window of Hymenobacter sp. BRD128 genomic DNA carries:
- a CDS encoding ABC transporter ATP-binding protein yields MLAVAGVSLAFGSNHVLHDFSLTLNRGENIVVLGKSGAGKSVLIKCVIGLLRPDAGTITVLGQDVGTLDHAGLDRLRTRLGFLFQSNALYDSMTVRENLLFPLRRQWLTHTRPGNGAGAASPSRRGPGRHRRAAAGRLSGGMRKRIALARTLILRPDIILYDEPTTGLDPLRAAKSTTSSGPCKPSTIPRPHYFARPGLRAPHRRPRGPARRGPLLRRRHVCRSERECGPKVHDFFV; encoded by the coding sequence GTGCTAGCGGTGGCCGGCGTGAGCCTGGCGTTTGGCAGCAACCACGTGCTGCACGACTTTTCGCTCACGCTGAATCGGGGCGAGAACATCGTGGTGCTGGGTAAGTCGGGCGCGGGCAAGTCGGTGCTTATCAAGTGCGTTATTGGCTTGCTGCGGCCCGATGCGGGCACCATCACGGTGCTGGGCCAGGACGTGGGCACCCTCGACCACGCCGGCCTCGACCGGCTGCGCACCCGGCTAGGCTTCCTTTTTCAAAGCAACGCGCTCTACGACTCGATGACGGTGCGCGAAAACCTGCTTTTCCCGCTGCGGCGGCAGTGGCTCACCCACACCCGGCCAGGAAACGGAGCTGGTGCAGCAAGCCCTAGCCGACGTGGGCCTGGCCGACACCGCCGGGCTGCTGCCGGCCGCCTCTCGGGCGGCATGCGCAAGCGCATCGCACTGGCCCGCACGCTCATTCTGCGGCCCGACATCATTCTCTACGATGAGCCCACCACCGGCCTCGACCCATTACGGGCCGCGAAATCGACCACCTCATCCGGGCCGTGCAAGCCAAGTACAATACCTCGGCCTCATTATTTCGCACGACCTGGCCTGCGTGCGCCTCACCGCCGACCGCGTGGCCCTGCTCGCCGAGGGCCGCTGCTACGCCGAAGGCACGTTTGCCGAAGTGAGCGCGAATGCGGACCGAAGGTGCACGACTTTTTTGTTTGA
- a CDS encoding MlaD family protein: MGNVKEIKLLNDSTVRVAMSLNKDAQAFVRQNAVASVGTDGLVGNTIINLTAQAARPAVEPGDVLRTKAR, encoded by the coding sequence GTGGGCAACGTCAAGGAAATTAAGCTGCTGAACGACAGCACGGTGCGCGTAGCCATGAGCCTCAACAAAGACGCCCAGGCGTTTGTGCGCCAAAACGCGGTGGCCTCGGTGGGCACCGATGGGCTGGTGGGCAACACCATTATCAACCTCACGGCGCAGGCCGCCCGGCCCGCCGTGGAGCCGGGCGATGTGCTGCGCACCAAAGCCCGCTAG
- a CDS encoding PAS domain S-box protein, whose translation MLCELTQREGHHELDAIIRRHTGEPFPAYLRLTYFEAEGRPSLLVCLAEQSPLQRAERALAHSVRRFEAVFTNATIGIIVCDKTGSIVSANGLAGELFGYSQPALLGQRIEVLVPGAAGRRHEQLRKTFNAQPQVRSMAGTAPCRASARMARCFRSKSA comes from the coding sequence GTGCTGTGCGAGCTGACCCAGCGCGAAGGCCACCACGAGCTGGACGCCATCATTCGGCGCCACACCGGCGAGCCGTTCCCGGCCTACCTGCGGCTCACGTACTTTGAGGCCGAGGGCCGGCCCTCGCTGCTGGTGTGCCTGGCCGAGCAAAGCCCGCTGCAGCGCGCCGAGCGCGCGCTGGCCCACAGCGTGCGCCGCTTCGAGGCCGTGTTTACCAACGCCACCATCGGTATTATCGTCTGCGATAAAACCGGCAGTATCGTGTCGGCCAATGGCCTGGCGGGCGAGCTTTTTGGCTACTCGCAGCCCGCGTTGCTGGGCCAGCGCATCGAAGTGCTGGTACCGGGTGCCGCCGGCCGCCGCCACGAGCAGCTGCGCAAAACATTCAACGCCCAGCCCCAGGTGCGCAGCATGGCGGGCACCGCGCCTTGCAGGGCCAGCGCCAGGATGGCTCGGTGTTTCCGGTCGAAGTCAGCCTGA
- a CDS encoding general stress protein, which produces MAGGTISALAGALASIGISENSVLDYETEIKAGKFLLLAHGTAAEVARAVKSWAWARLPQRSPW; this is translated from the coding sequence GTGGCGGGCGGCACAATTAGCGCGCTGGCCGGGGCGCTGGCCAGCATTGGCATTTCCGAAAACAGCGTGCTCGACTACGAGACGGAAATCAAGGCCGGCAAATTTCTGCTCCTCGCCCACGGCACGGCCGCCGAGGTAGCCAGGGCCGTGAAATCCTGGGCGTGGGCGCGCTTGCCACAGCGTAGCCCCTGGTGA